One region of Turicibacter bilis genomic DNA includes:
- a CDS encoding competence protein CoiA, which yields MLTAKQNNQLVDLTQIPKKELAQLKLSSNYECPYCGSPVIFKQGPKRRAHFSHIAPCDYDSHTHESEAHQLSKLVLSQWLINQGATSVQLEYRLSAVNRIADIYFEWNQQKYVFEIQKSLMTPELFEQRNKDYCQSGIQVIWIFIRDIQERSHTYLLNQVMRLQKGNRLIHFNVLTETLTFFDHLVWLNQKEVEGTIESIPLKFLSLDQLLFPPQAYKQKRLSEWLAIKKEFRCQKYAGYQRKEYALLRMCAPFLINLSLLPSVVGWPIEEVAYEKPLFIWQAYVVLCIMSNYEEHEVFTLSEIRQKLRLHYRLKESQHTWLALKKYLELLSMFGMIREQFGYYEYIKKPHLYLQLEPYLIEDEQLGQLWLQQKN from the coding sequence ATGTTAACAGCAAAACAAAATAACCAACTCGTTGATTTAACACAAATTCCAAAAAAGGAACTTGCACAACTAAAACTTAGTTCAAATTATGAGTGCCCGTATTGCGGCTCTCCTGTTATTTTTAAACAGGGTCCAAAAAGAAGGGCGCATTTTTCCCATATAGCTCCTTGTGATTACGATAGTCATACCCATGAAAGTGAAGCCCATCAGCTAAGTAAGCTCGTATTATCACAGTGGTTAATCAATCAAGGAGCGACCTCCGTACAGCTTGAATATCGATTGTCAGCTGTTAATCGGATTGCAGATATTTACTTTGAATGGAATCAGCAAAAATATGTGTTTGAAATTCAAAAAAGTCTGATGACACCAGAGCTCTTTGAACAGCGAAATAAAGATTACTGTCAGTCAGGCATTCAGGTGATTTGGATTTTTATCCGTGATATTCAGGAAAGGTCACACACTTATTTATTAAATCAAGTTATGCGACTTCAAAAGGGAAATCGATTAATTCATTTTAATGTTCTCACTGAAACCCTTACTTTTTTTGATCATCTTGTTTGGTTAAATCAAAAAGAAGTTGAAGGAACGATTGAATCTATTCCCTTGAAATTTTTATCGTTAGATCAACTACTCTTCCCACCACAAGCGTATAAACAAAAGCGATTAAGTGAATGGTTAGCCATTAAGAAAGAATTTCGATGTCAAAAATATGCAGGTTATCAACGAAAAGAATATGCTCTTTTAAGAATGTGTGCGCCTTTTTTAATTAATTTATCTTTATTACCATCAGTTGTTGGCTGGCCGATTGAAGAGGTTGCATACGAGAAGCCACTCTTTATTTGGCAGGCGTATGTTGTTTTATGTATCATGTCTAATTATGAAGAACATGAGGTGTTTACTTTATCAGAAATCCGCCAAAAGTTAAGACTTCATTATCGATTAAAAGAGTCACAGCACACATGGTTAGCTTTGAAAAAATATTTAGAGTTATTATCTATGTTTGGTATGATTCGTGAGCAATTTGGCTATTATGAATATATTAAGAAACCACATTTATACTTACAGCTTGAACCTTATTTAATAGAGGATGAGCAATTAGGTCAACTTTGGCTGCAACAAAAAAACTAG
- a CDS encoding helix-turn-helix domain-containing protein: MLLQIKELYKEKCIIDEMPDYPNDYYWFKDEGNHLIGIKKNVPTSEKKLLSLLFDEIVSVDFDQQKRLFWLELLLYGKTKLLETMVHPYDEVRFIFFHHNFDSDTKIEFDQLIKSFNQKFIVLFIDREYGVILDFTKRNEYDVEEFEEIAKAINEDFYYYTNLYKTVDYSIDDQISEAFLKEFNLYQKYRNRQVLIMEQQELLLQYMILTINDYDGFNQLAQKIERLSYDLVEVVKSYLDNNFNLSMGAKALYMHRNTFMNKLERFIQVTGLNVKEFKHAIVAYILIKNLELKSNM; encoded by the coding sequence ATGCTTTTACAAATAAAAGAACTTTATAAAGAAAAATGTATTATTGATGAGATGCCAGACTATCCAAATGATTATTACTGGTTCAAAGATGAAGGGAATCATTTGATTGGCATAAAGAAAAATGTTCCGACATCAGAAAAAAAATTGCTATCCTTATTATTTGATGAGATTGTCTCTGTTGATTTTGATCAACAAAAAAGGTTATTTTGGTTAGAGTTATTGTTATATGGAAAGACAAAATTACTAGAGACGATGGTTCATCCATACGATGAAGTACGATTTATCTTTTTCCACCATAATTTTGATTCGGACACAAAAATTGAATTTGATCAATTAATTAAAAGCTTTAATCAGAAATTCATTGTTTTATTTATTGATCGTGAATATGGTGTCATTCTTGATTTTACCAAACGAAATGAATATGACGTGGAAGAATTTGAAGAAATTGCAAAAGCAATCAACGAAGATTTCTATTATTATACGAATCTTTATAAGACGGTCGATTACTCGATTGATGATCAAATCTCTGAGGCTTTTCTAAAAGAATTTAATCTCTATCAAAAGTATCGAAATCGTCAAGTTCTTATTATGGAACAACAAGAACTTCTATTACAATATATGATTTTAACTATTAATGATTACGATGGATTTAACCAATTGGCGCAAAAGATTGAAAGGTTATCTTATGATCTTGTGGAAGTAGTGAAGTCTTATTTAGACAATAACTTTAATTTATCGATGGGGGCGAAAGCCTTGTACATGCATCGCAATACGTTCATGAACAAATTAGAACGATTTATTCAAGTAACGGGACTTAATGTGAAAGAGTTTAAACATGCCATTGTAGCCTATATTTTGATAAAAAACCTCGAATTAAAAAGTAATATGTAA
- a CDS encoding LacI family DNA-binding transcriptional regulator — protein sequence MANIKDVAKLANVSVATVSRVINNKGYVNEHTKELVMQAIKELNYVPNEIARSLYRKSSKIIGIIIPDLKNEFFNDMISGIEEVILQHGYKTMLCTSRESLDREKEYLQIFSTNKIDGLILCSNSPDIVSYINLDIPIVGLDRIISKDIPSVTADNYMGGILAANRLIEANCRNIVQFRGPQTLSPANERANGFLQTLQRHPDIQVHTVELEFTPDTNAEIYNFLVTHPEIDGIFAASDIIAANCIRCLKKLGRQVPQEIKIIGYDNISICEFTDPTISTIAQPIVSMGEIAAETLFKLINNEPIEQRHISLPVELIERESTK from the coding sequence TTGGCGAATATTAAAGACGTCGCAAAGCTTGCTAACGTTTCTGTAGCAACCGTTTCACGCGTCATCAATAACAAAGGATATGTCAATGAACATACAAAAGAGTTAGTTATGCAAGCAATTAAAGAATTAAATTACGTTCCTAATGAAATTGCACGTTCTCTGTATCGAAAATCATCAAAAATTATTGGAATTATTATTCCAGATTTAAAAAATGAGTTTTTTAATGATATGATCTCGGGAATTGAAGAAGTTATTTTACAACATGGCTATAAAACAATGCTTTGTACATCAAGAGAAAGCCTCGACCGTGAAAAAGAATACTTACAAATCTTTTCAACAAATAAAATTGATGGTCTAATTTTATGTTCCAATTCTCCAGATATCGTATCATACATCAATTTAGATATTCCTATCGTTGGATTAGATCGTATTATTAGTAAAGATATTCCATCTGTTACAGCAGATAATTATATGGGGGGAATCTTAGCAGCCAATCGATTAATTGAGGCAAATTGTAGGAATATTGTTCAGTTCAGAGGGCCTCAAACATTATCTCCTGCTAATGAACGCGCAAACGGTTTTTTACAAACCTTACAGCGCCATCCAGATATTCAAGTTCATACAGTAGAACTAGAATTTACTCCAGATACCAATGCTGAAATCTATAACTTCTTAGTCACTCATCCTGAAATTGATGGAATTTTTGCAGCAAGTGATATTATTGCAGCAAACTGTATTCGTTGTCTAAAGAAACTAGGACGTCAAGTTCCACAAGAGATTAAAATTATCGGTTACGACAATATTAGTATTTGTGAATTTACAGATCCAACGATTTCAACAATTGCTCAACCAATAGTTTCAATGGGGGAAATCGCTGCAGAAACATTATTTAAACTAATCAATAACGAACCAATCGAACAACGACATATTTCCTTACCGGTTGAACTCATCGAACGAGAATCTACCAAATAA
- a CDS encoding NAD kinase, which produces MKVAIYANEREQSQQVKEQLMLKLQQEQIELNDQEPDIVLTIGGDGTVLHAVHHYLNQIEKVKFIGIHTGHLGYYTDWLPDELDELVEFLKQEHSNINHHPLLSIVLCESVASESEVCHQLYAFNEMTLLNAYRTQHLNVTIDDLFFESFRGTGVCLSTPTGSTAYNKSLGGAIIYPSLKAFQMTEIASINNNVFRTIGSPLIIPQEQVVTLQSENFADVTITRDHLYESYQNIQKIKVTLSERSVAFIKRRDGLFWGRVKQHFL; this is translated from the coding sequence ATGAAAGTAGCAATCTATGCGAATGAGCGTGAGCAGTCTCAACAAGTCAAAGAGCAACTCATGTTAAAATTGCAACAAGAACAAATCGAATTAAATGATCAAGAACCTGATATTGTTTTAACGATTGGTGGAGATGGGACCGTTTTACATGCGGTCCATCATTATCTGAATCAAATTGAGAAGGTTAAATTTATCGGGATTCATACGGGTCACTTAGGTTACTACACAGATTGGTTACCTGATGAGTTAGATGAGCTTGTGGAGTTTTTAAAACAAGAACACTCAAACATCAATCATCATCCATTATTGTCCATCGTCCTTTGTGAGTCTGTAGCTTCCGAAAGTGAAGTTTGCCATCAATTATATGCGTTTAATGAAATGACGCTTTTAAATGCTTATCGAACGCAGCATTTAAATGTGACCATTGATGATTTGTTTTTTGAATCGTTTCGTGGAACCGGTGTCTGTCTGTCAACCCCAACGGGAAGTACAGCGTATAATAAATCATTAGGGGGAGCGATTATTTATCCTAGCTTAAAAGCGTTCCAAATGACCGAGATTGCATCGATTAATAATAATGTGTTTCGTACAATTGGATCACCATTAATTATTCCGCAAGAGCAAGTCGTGACACTTCAATCAGAAAACTTTGCTGATGTGACGATTACTCGTGACCATTTATATGAATCATATCAAAATATTCAAAAAATTAAAGTGACCCTATCAGAACGTTCCGTTGCTTTCATTAAACGTCGTGATGGACTTTTCTGGGGACGCGTCAAGCAACATTTCTTATAG
- a CDS encoding RluA family pseudouridine synthase produces the protein MSLTLTYTIKPEEHGTSILNFLKKQEISKKAIVATKHRGGDLQVNGEHQTVRYVLQTNDELKIIFPPEERSAGLAPYELPLDIIFEDDYLLVVNKPAGIPTIPSIRHPYETLANALVHYYNQQKIESTIHFVNRLDRDTSGLLVVAKYRHIHHLMTKDVKQIKRKYYTLVKGHLTISGTVEAPIGRLQEGNVKRGVREDGDHAVTHYRVIERQGENTLIECELETGRTHQIRVHMDYLGHPLIGDTLYDDQALILEDGHLLHSYYVRFIHPITKETYEFQTDLPKRFSI, from the coding sequence ATGAGTTTGACTTTAACTTACACGATTAAACCAGAAGAACACGGAACATCGATCTTAAATTTTTTAAAGAAACAAGAAATTTCTAAAAAAGCGATTGTCGCCACGAAGCATCGTGGAGGAGATTTGCAAGTGAATGGAGAGCATCAAACGGTTCGCTATGTCTTACAAACAAACGATGAGCTAAAGATTATTTTTCCGCCAGAAGAACGAAGTGCTGGATTAGCTCCTTATGAGTTGCCACTTGATATTATCTTTGAAGATGATTACCTATTGGTGGTGAATAAACCAGCAGGCATTCCGACCATTCCATCGATTCGGCATCCATATGAAACGTTAGCCAATGCGCTAGTTCACTATTATAATCAACAAAAAATTGAATCCACGATTCATTTTGTTAATCGACTTGATCGGGATACATCAGGCTTATTAGTTGTGGCAAAATATCGTCATATTCATCATTTAATGACAAAAGATGTGAAGCAAATTAAACGAAAATATTATACCCTTGTGAAAGGTCATCTCACGATTTCAGGCACAGTCGAAGCTCCAATTGGTAGATTGCAAGAGGGAAACGTTAAACGTGGGGTTCGTGAAGATGGAGATCATGCAGTCACGCATTATCGTGTGATTGAAAGACAAGGTGAAAATACACTCATTGAATGTGAACTTGAAACGGGACGAACACACCAAATTCGTGTCCATATGGATTATTTAGGACATCCCTTGATTGGAGATACACTGTATGATGATCAAGCACTAATTTTAGAAGATGGCCATTTATTGCATAGCTATTATGTCCGTTTTATTCACCCAATTACAAAAGAAACGTATGAATTTCAAACAGATCTTCCCAAACGTTTTTCAATCTAA
- a CDS encoding CYTH domain-containing protein gives MSTNLEIEFKNMLDENEYHELLNYFSIHEEQIWTQKNVYFDTLSHDLKRQQAALRVRVKNNTYELTLKTKAEVGLLETNQMITKADYKTFKHDHQLVKGPVYDALVELGIHVDELRVMTDLTTKRAEVPYENGLLVLDKSFYGEVIDFELEYEVKDYHEGLKIFNHLLNKHNIPTRPAENKIKRATAAAKK, from the coding sequence ATGTCTACAAATCTGGAAATTGAATTTAAAAACATGTTAGATGAAAATGAATATCATGAATTATTAAATTATTTCTCAATTCATGAAGAGCAAATTTGGACACAAAAAAATGTCTACTTTGATACGCTATCTCATGATTTAAAACGCCAACAAGCGGCTCTTCGCGTACGAGTAAAAAATAACACGTATGAGTTAACATTAAAAACGAAAGCAGAAGTCGGTCTACTTGAGACAAATCAAATGATTACAAAAGCAGACTACAAAACATTTAAACATGATCATCAACTCGTAAAAGGACCTGTTTACGATGCCTTAGTTGAGTTAGGAATTCATGTAGATGAATTACGCGTCATGACGGATTTAACAACGAAACGTGCTGAAGTTCCTTATGAAAATGGACTTCTTGTCCTAGATAAAAGCTTCTATGGTGAAGTGATTGATTTCGAACTAGAATATGAAGTTAAAGATTATCATGAAGGATTAAAAATCTTTAACCATTTATTAAATAAACATAATATTCCGACGCGCCCCGCTGAAAATAAAATTAAACGCGCCACAGCCGCCGCTAAAAAATAG
- a CDS encoding rhodanese-like domain-containing protein: MPRSITMAQLSQIMSTNPVIIDIRDPYQYAQFHLPTAVNIPYQTLVMYPERYLNLRDTYYLICAHGGESYRACMMLEPAGYKVISIAGGYTNMRYRY, translated from the coding sequence ATGCCAAGAAGTATTACAATGGCTCAATTGAGTCAAATCATGAGTACGAATCCGGTCATTATTGATATTCGTGATCCTTATCAGTATGCTCAGTTTCACCTTCCAACAGCGGTTAATATCCCCTATCAAACTCTCGTCATGTATCCTGAGCGCTACTTAAATTTGCGAGATACCTATTATTTAATCTGCGCTCATGGGGGTGAAAGTTATCGAGCATGTATGATGCTTGAACCAGCTGGATATAAAGTGATCAGTATCGCAGGTGGCTATACAAATATGCGATACCGCTATTAA
- a CDS encoding ABC transporter ATP-binding protein translates to MAELKLKNIYKIYENNPNPSVTDFNLDIADKEFIVFVGPSGCGKSTTLRMIAGLEEISKGEFYIDGVLMNDVAPKDRDIAMVFQSYALYPHMNVYDNMAFGLKLRKIPKEEIDRRVKDAARILGLEQYLDRKPKALSGGQRQRVALGRAIVRDAKVFLMDEPLSNLDAKLRVAMRSEIIKLHERLATTTIYVTHDQTEAMTMASRIVVMKDGVIQQIGSPKEIYDNPKTVFVGGFIGSPAMNFVHGKVANGYFIADNLKFRIPEAKFNMLKQKGYDNKEVIFGIRPEDIHDEPIVADTYSEAKYKAEIEVAELLGHESILYTTLAGQQLVAKVDARSDVRMGDTLELALDMNKCHFFDVATEEVIR, encoded by the coding sequence ATGGCTGAATTAAAATTGAAAAACATTTATAAAATTTATGAGAACAATCCAAATCCATCTGTAACAGATTTCAATCTAGATATTGCAGATAAAGAATTCATCGTATTCGTTGGACCATCAGGATGTGGGAAGTCAACAACATTACGTATGATTGCGGGGCTAGAGGAAATCTCTAAAGGGGAATTTTATATCGATGGTGTCTTAATGAATGACGTAGCGCCAAAAGATCGTGATATCGCGATGGTATTCCAATCTTATGCATTATATCCTCACATGAATGTTTATGATAACATGGCATTCGGATTAAAATTACGTAAAATTCCTAAAGAGGAAATTGATCGTCGTGTGAAAGATGCGGCTCGTATCTTAGGGCTTGAACAATACTTAGATCGTAAACCAAAGGCGTTATCAGGGGGACAACGTCAACGTGTTGCTTTAGGACGTGCTATCGTACGTGATGCGAAAGTATTCTTAATGGATGAGCCATTATCAAACTTAGATGCTAAATTACGTGTTGCCATGCGTTCAGAAATCATCAAATTACATGAGCGTTTAGCGACAACTACAATCTACGTTACCCATGACCAAACAGAAGCGATGACAATGGCTTCTCGTATTGTTGTTATGAAAGACGGAGTAATTCAACAAATCGGATCTCCAAAAGAAATTTATGATAATCCAAAAACTGTTTTCGTTGGTGGATTCATCGGATCTCCTGCAATGAACTTCGTTCATGGTAAAGTAGCAAATGGTTACTTTATTGCAGATAACTTAAAATTCCGTATTCCAGAAGCCAAATTTAATATGTTAAAACAAAAAGGATATGATAATAAAGAAGTGATTTTCGGTATCCGCCCAGAAGATATTCATGATGAACCAATCGTAGCAGATACTTATAGTGAAGCAAAATATAAAGCTGAAATCGAAGTAGCAGAGTTATTAGGACATGAGTCTATTCTGTATACAACTTTAGCTGGGCAACAATTAGTTGCTAAAGTAGATGCTCGTTCTGATGTTCGTATGGGAGATACATTAGAGTTAGCGTTAGACATGAACAAATGCCACTTCTTCGATGTAGCAACTGAAGAAGTTATCCGCTAA
- the ltrA gene encoding group II intron reverse transcriptase/maturase, whose product MNTENLLKQILHPNNLNQAYLQVKRNKGAAGVDGMTINELGHYLKENGEEIKDQIRTRSYQPKPVKRIEIPKADGGVRNLGVPTVVDRFIQQAMAQVLTPIYEEKFHENSYGFRPGRCAEMAIIKSLEFMNDGYTWIVDIDLEKFFDKVNHDKLMRLISNTIKDGDVISLIRKFLVSGVMMDDEYKESVIGTPQGGNLSPLLSNIMLNELDQELEARGLNFVRYADDCLILVKSEKAAKRVMKSMTKYLEETLGLKVNVTKSKVERPSGIKFLGFGFFWDKNAYQFKAKPHQISIMRVKEKLKRLTRRSWSVSFDYRLKKLKQLIIGWVNYFKIAKMRTVCGNLDKNIRFRLRMCIWKQWKKVQTKYRSLMRLGIDKDKAWEWANTRKGYARVARSFILCRTITNERLKRRGLVSLLDHYQTVHI is encoded by the coding sequence ATGAACACAGAGAATTTATTAAAACAAATCCTACACCCAAATAATCTAAACCAAGCTTATTTACAAGTTAAGCGTAATAAAGGTGCGGCAGGAGTGGATGGGATGACGATTAATGAATTGGGACACTATTTAAAAGAAAATGGTGAAGAGATAAAGGACCAAATTCGTACGCGTTCGTATCAACCTAAACCGGTGAAACGAATCGAGATTCCCAAGGCAGATGGGGGTGTGCGAAATTTAGGTGTCCCAACCGTGGTTGACCGATTCATTCAACAAGCGATGGCTCAAGTTCTCACCCCTATCTATGAAGAAAAGTTTCATGAAAACAGCTATGGATTTAGACCGGGACGATGTGCAGAAATGGCGATTATTAAAAGTCTAGAATTCATGAATGATGGGTATACATGGATTGTTGATATCGATTTAGAAAAGTTCTTTGATAAAGTCAACCATGATAAGTTAATGAGGTTGATATCAAATACGATTAAGGACGGAGATGTCATTTCACTCATCCGAAAATTCTTAGTCAGTGGAGTCATGATGGATGATGAATATAAAGAATCGGTGATTGGAACCCCACAAGGAGGCAATCTATCCCCATTACTGAGCAATATCATGTTAAATGAACTTGACCAAGAGCTAGAAGCAAGAGGGTTAAATTTTGTCCGATACGCAGATGATTGTTTAATTCTAGTGAAAAGTGAGAAGGCAGCGAAGCGAGTGATGAAAAGCATGACGAAATACCTTGAAGAAACGCTAGGTCTTAAAGTCAATGTGACAAAAAGTAAGGTTGAGCGACCAAGTGGAATTAAATTTCTAGGATTCGGTTTCTTTTGGGATAAAAATGCCTATCAGTTCAAAGCTAAACCTCACCAGATATCGATCATGAGAGTGAAAGAGAAATTAAAAAGACTCACCCGACGAAGTTGGAGTGTGAGTTTTGACTATCGACTGAAGAAACTAAAGCAGTTAATCATCGGATGGGTGAATTATTTTAAAATCGCTAAGATGAGGACGGTATGTGGAAATCTAGATAAAAATATTCGATTCCGATTAAGAATGTGTATATGGAAACAATGGAAGAAGGTTCAAACCAAATATAGAAGTTTAATGAGGTTGGGAATCGATAAGGATAAGGCGTGGGAATGGGCAAATACCCGAAAAGGATATGCGAGAGTCGCTCGCTCATTTATTTTATGTCGAACCATCACGAATGAAAGACTAAAAAGAAGAGGTCTAGTATCACTACTAGACCACTATCAAACTGTTCATATTTAG
- a CDS encoding GTP pyrophosphokinase: MDWLSFFEPYELALQELKINLRGIRQQYKTKGLHSPIEFVDGRIKTISSILDKLDRMGLSIQEIDKVYDIAGIRINCQFVEDIYMVVELLKKRQDLEIVETRDYILHQRASGYRSYHIHAYYHLETIDGMKKVMVEFQIRTLAMNFWASIEHSLNYKYEGQIPEGIKERLKQAAEAAAWLDGQMSEIRDEIAEAQKTFEKRQSDEFRVVEPPASLVTLNEDYLIKKHKGD, from the coding sequence ATGGATTGGTTAAGTTTTTTTGAGCCGTATGAATTAGCCTTACAAGAATTAAAAATAAACTTACGCGGAATCCGCCAACAATATAAAACGAAGGGATTACACTCTCCGATTGAATTTGTAGATGGTCGTATTAAAACGATCTCGAGTATACTGGATAAATTGGACCGTATGGGGTTATCAATTCAGGAAATTGATAAAGTATACGATATTGCCGGAATTCGTATTAACTGTCAGTTCGTTGAAGATATTTACATGGTGGTTGAGTTATTAAAAAAACGTCAAGACTTAGAAATTGTTGAGACGCGCGATTACATTTTACATCAACGTGCAAGTGGATATCGATCGTATCATATTCATGCCTATTATCATTTAGAAACGATTGATGGGATGAAAAAAGTTATGGTTGAATTTCAAATCCGAACGCTTGCAATGAACTTTTGGGCGAGTATTGAACATTCATTAAACTATAAATATGAAGGACAAATTCCAGAAGGAATTAAAGAGCGATTAAAACAAGCGGCTGAAGCTGCTGCTTGGTTGGATGGTCAGATGTCAGAGATTCGTGATGAAATTGCGGAGGCACAGAAAACATTTGAAAAACGTCAATCCGATGAGTTTAGAGTGGTTGAACCACCTGCTAGCCTAGTGACGTTAAATGAAGATTATTTAATTAAAAAGCATAAAGGAGATTAA
- a CDS encoding MATE family efflux transporter, protein MSDNFERKSLKQLAWPIFIELTLFMLMGMVDTFMLSAYSDSAVAAVGMSNQVINLIAVMFNFVAAGTVILMSQNLGANHHQKACEVGIVSIGANLIIGVILSMVMVVCSKYILDFMNTPDEIMNTTVTYTKIVGSFLFLMAIQPVLSGILRSYGYTKQSMIITLIANIINIFGNALFIYGLFGAPELGPIGVAISTVFSRFITVLLIAFIIVRKIDFSFSEQFFKRWPIQDIKNILKIGVPSALEQVAYSSSQVVILSFVSLLGTLAITTRVYTSNLSMFIYLFSLAIAQANQVLVGYFIGEEKNEEVYKQTFKTQGLAVAVSLTLSIVAYFGSDLLFGIFTNDPAILSLGKSLLLVNTVLEIGRASNLVLTNALKAAGDVNYPFIFGIVGMWLICIPVAYILGIHFNLGLVGIWIAFAVDECFRGLIFTFRFKSKKWTDKSFIS, encoded by the coding sequence ATGAGTGATAATTTTGAACGCAAATCGCTGAAGCAATTGGCATGGCCAATTTTTATTGAATTAACCTTATTTATGCTGATGGGCATGGTCGATACCTTTATGCTAAGTGCCTATTCAGACTCTGCTGTTGCTGCTGTTGGAATGTCAAATCAAGTCATTAATTTAATTGCGGTAATGTTTAACTTTGTTGCCGCTGGAACTGTGATTTTAATGTCGCAAAATTTAGGAGCAAATCATCATCAAAAGGCTTGTGAAGTTGGGATCGTATCCATCGGTGCAAACTTAATCATTGGGGTTATTTTAAGTATGGTGATGGTTGTTTGTTCCAAATATATTCTTGACTTTATGAATACACCTGATGAGATCATGAACACAACCGTCACTTATACAAAAATTGTGGGGAGCTTTTTATTTTTAATGGCCATTCAACCGGTTCTTAGTGGGATTTTACGAAGCTATGGCTATACAAAGCAATCAATGATCATCACACTAATTGCAAACATTATTAACATTTTTGGGAATGCGCTCTTTATTTATGGTTTATTTGGGGCACCTGAACTCGGTCCAATTGGAGTAGCAATTTCAACGGTCTTTAGTCGTTTTATTACCGTGCTCTTAATTGCATTCATCATTGTCAGAAAAATTGATTTCTCATTTTCAGAGCAATTTTTCAAACGTTGGCCAATTCAAGATATTAAAAATATTTTAAAAATCGGGGTGCCTTCTGCCTTAGAGCAAGTCGCTTACTCAAGTTCACAAGTCGTCATTTTATCATTCGTCTCTTTACTTGGAACATTAGCAATTACAACGAGAGTTTATACCTCCAATCTTTCAATGTTTATCTATTTATTTAGCTTAGCCATTGCTCAGGCAAACCAAGTTTTAGTCGGTTATTTCATTGGTGAAGAGAAAAATGAAGAGGTCTATAAACAAACTTTTAAAACCCAAGGCTTAGCTGTTGCTGTTTCTCTGACACTTTCAATTGTTGCTTATTTCGGTAGTGATTTATTATTTGGAATCTTTACAAATGATCCGGCTATTTTAAGTCTTGGAAAATCATTATTACTCGTAAATACAGTGCTTGAGATTGGTCGGGCCTCAAACTTAGTTTTAACGAATGCACTAAAAGCAGCAGGAGACGTTAATTATCCTTTCATTTTTGGAATTGTTGGAATGTGGCTCATCTGTATCCCAGTTGCTTATATTTTAGGAATTCATTTTAACCTTGGATTAGTTGGGATTTGGATTGCATTTGCTGTCGACGAATGTTTTAGAGGGCTGATTTTCACCTTTAGATTTAAAAGCAAAAAATGGACGGATAAGTCTTTCATTTCCTAA